DNA sequence from the Bacteroidota bacterium genome:
AAATCGGTATTTGCTGTTATTGAAATAAATTCTTGCAATGAATATGTTCCCGGATAAAATGCTCCTGTCTCTTCTGCAAATTTTTTATTTTTTTCATTTTCCTCTGGACCTCCAAGAATTAAAGGATAAAAATTATTGACTTGCAATTTTTTTATTAATTCAATCCAATATTTCTCAGGCCAAAGTCGAGTAAGCCATCTTTTACCACAACCGGTATTTAGTCCGATAATTTTTTTGCCTTTTGCCTTTTCTCTAAGAATATTCCATTTTTTTAAATATGCATCATCAATATCCATCAAATACTCTTCGTAATTAAATTTCTGATGACAGATTTCAAAGATTTCTTCAAGGTAACTTTTAGTGTTTTTTTGAGAAATTGAATCCGAAAGTCCTGTTATTATTTTATGCTCTGCCGCTGGTGTTGCAGCATCAAGATGATTGTTTTTTAAGATAAATCCAAATTTTTCTTTAGCATCAACATCTGTAAGCAATGCACAGGCTTCGTATTCTTTATCAAGATTAATTGCAATATCATACTTCTGATGCCGGATGATATAAGCTGATGTAAAATCAAATTTATAAATTTTGTCAACTTTATCTTTAGGAAGAATATCCGGTGTGTGAGTAATCCATGAAATATGGCAATCAGGATACAATTCTTTATATTTTACAACCAATGGA
Encoded proteins:
- a CDS encoding glycosyltransferase family 9 protein, whose translation is MKLSDIKFDCKYFVGEYPCQPNKERNKTCDTCDEYKVISKRILIIKLAAIGDVIRTTPLVVKYKELYPDCHISWITHTPDILPKDKVDKIYKFDFTSAYIIRHQKYDIAINLDKEYEACALLTDVDAKEKFGFILKNNHLDAATPAAEHKIITGLSDSISQKNTKSYLEEIFEICHQKFNYEEYLMDIDDAYLKKWNILREKAKGKKIIGLNTGCGKRWLTRLWPEKYWIELIKKLQVNNFYPLILGGPEENEKNKKFAEETGAFYPGTYSLQEFISITANTDLVVTAVSMMMHIATAIKKPMILFVNIFNKNEFELYNRGEIIEPPSGCDCFYGTKCKRENHCMNDISVEMVYDAIVRN